The proteins below are encoded in one region of Halocatena salina:
- a CDS encoding translation initiation factor IF-2 subunit beta produces the protein MDYESSLDRAMDAVPDIQSEGERLSVPNASAQKDGAFTRLTNLEDIAETVSRSPDHLHRFIQRDLGTNGKLDDGVGRYNGTFSGSDFDSAIDSYVDVYVLCAECGLPDTRLVTEDGTPMLRCDACGAFRPVSKRRRSTTQTQQRDAIEEGNTYTLEIVSTGRKGDGVAERGEYTVFVPGANEGDVVDAYIENISGSLAFARLVSN, from the coding sequence ATGGATTACGAATCGAGCCTCGATAGAGCCATGGATGCGGTTCCGGACATCCAATCAGAGGGTGAACGTCTTTCGGTACCCAATGCCAGCGCACAGAAAGACGGTGCGTTCACTCGGTTGACGAATCTCGAAGATATCGCCGAGACGGTGTCTCGATCGCCGGATCATCTTCACCGGTTCATCCAACGCGATCTCGGGACGAACGGCAAACTCGACGACGGCGTAGGCCGATACAACGGCACCTTTTCGGGTTCCGATTTCGATTCGGCGATCGACTCTTATGTCGACGTGTACGTCCTCTGTGCGGAGTGTGGACTACCCGATACCCGTCTCGTGACCGAGGATGGTACGCCGATGCTCAGGTGTGACGCCTGTGGCGCGTTCCGTCCGGTTTCGAAACGCCGCCGGAGCACAACTCAAACCCAACAGCGCGATGCGATCGAGGAAGGCAACACCTACACGCTTGAGATCGTCAGCACTGGACGAAAGGGTGATGGGGTCGCCGAGCGCGGAGAGTATACGGTGTTCGTGCCGGGGGCCAACGAAGGTGATGTCGTCGATGCCTACATCGAGAACATCTCTGGCTCGCTCGCGTTCGCACGGTTGGTATCGAACTGA
- the rnz gene encoding ribonuclease Z, with protein sequence MYVTFLGTSGAIPSAERNTSAILVRRSGERFLFDCGEGTQRQMMRYQTGFDVSHVFLTHLHGDHILGLPGLCQTWDFNDRESPLAVHTPPGTKPAIESLLGVAGTDPAYPVSVHEARPGSVVVRGEEYEIRAFRTNHRTQSVGYALIEDERKGRFDRETAEALGVPVGPKFGELHSGNSVELEDGTVVHPEQVVGPPRPGRRLVYTGDTRPTDVTVSEARDADLLIHDATFADDNAARAQQTHHATAREAADVASRAGAKRLALVHVSTRYGGAVDRLEHEAREAFDGETFVPDDGQEIEVPFPDE encoded by the coding sequence ATGTACGTGACGTTTCTCGGGACGAGCGGAGCGATTCCCTCGGCCGAGCGCAACACCAGCGCGATACTGGTTCGACGGTCGGGCGAGCGGTTTCTCTTCGACTGTGGTGAGGGGACCCAGCGCCAGATGATGCGATATCAAACGGGATTCGACGTGTCACACGTGTTTCTCACGCATCTCCACGGTGATCATATTCTTGGTCTTCCGGGGTTGTGTCAGACGTGGGATTTCAACGACCGTGAATCACCGCTCGCGGTCCACACGCCGCCCGGAACGAAACCCGCTATCGAGTCGTTGCTCGGGGTTGCTGGCACGGATCCCGCGTATCCGGTGTCCGTCCACGAAGCTCGTCCTGGATCGGTCGTCGTCCGCGGTGAAGAGTACGAGATCCGTGCGTTCAGAACCAACCACCGCACCCAGTCGGTCGGCTACGCACTGATCGAAGACGAGCGAAAGGGGCGCTTCGACCGTGAAACGGCGGAAGCGCTCGGCGTGCCCGTCGGCCCGAAGTTCGGGGAACTTCACAGCGGCAACTCGGTCGAACTGGAGGACGGAACGGTCGTCCATCCTGAACAGGTCGTCGGTCCGCCTCGTCCCGGTCGTCGGCTCGTCTACACGGGGGACACCCGACCGACGGATGTGACTGTTTCGGAGGCTAGAGACGCCGATCTGTTGATTCACGACGCGACGTTCGCCGACGATAACGCTGCCCGCGCCCAACAGACTCATCACGCCACCGCCCGAGAGGCAGCAGACGTAGCTAGCCGAGCCGGCGCGAAACGGCTCGCGCTCGTTCACGTCTCGACCCGCTACGGCGGTGCCGTCGATAGACTCGAACACGAGGCCCGTGAGGCGTTCGACGGCGAGACGTTCGTTCCCGACGACGGCCAAGAGATCGAGGTTCCGTTTCCCGATGAGTGA
- a CDS encoding PhzF family phenazine biosynthesis protein: MRFHIVDVFTQRRYAGNQLAVVESRGELSSKTMQRIAAEMDYSETTFIESFDANGGYDVRIFTPTEEIPFAGHPTLGTAAVLRERTAEDGDRDAEIALDLPVGTIPVRSEHDGERETLWMRQQQPEFGEQLDREPVAAALSLSTNELSADQPVQIVSTGLPTIVVPLTDRSALEAATIDRSAYDALVESRDAKNVFIFCDEPRNDDNDLAARMFAPYHGVPEDPATGSANGCLAGYLVEQGTDDVALRVEQGYEMGRPSLLHLRADEHSIEVGGSVVRVATGELL; encoded by the coding sequence ATGCGTTTTCACATCGTAGACGTGTTTACCCAGCGCCGATACGCCGGTAACCAACTCGCAGTGGTCGAAAGCCGTGGTGAGCTGTCCAGTAAGACGATGCAACGGATCGCCGCGGAGATGGACTACTCCGAGACCACGTTCATCGAATCGTTTGACGCCAACGGTGGGTACGACGTGCGTATTTTCACCCCCACCGAAGAGATCCCCTTTGCTGGCCATCCGACGCTGGGAACGGCAGCCGTTCTCCGAGAGCGAACCGCGGAAGATGGTGATCGAGACGCTGAGATCGCCCTTGATCTTCCGGTCGGAACGATTCCGGTTCGGAGCGAGCACGACGGCGAGCGGGAGACGCTCTGGATGCGCCAACAGCAACCCGAGTTCGGTGAGCAGTTGGATCGAGAACCGGTTGCGGCTGCGTTGTCGCTGTCTACTAACGAGCTGTCGGCTGACCAGCCTGTTCAGATCGTCTCGACGGGGCTTCCGACGATCGTCGTACCCCTCACCGACCGCAGTGCGCTCGAAGCCGCCACCATCGACCGGTCGGCCTACGACGCACTCGTCGAATCGAGGGACGCAAAGAACGTGTTCATCTTCTGTGATGAGCCACGCAACGACGACAACGATCTCGCAGCACGGATGTTCGCTCCCTATCACGGCGTGCCAGAAGACCCTGCTACGGGTAGTGCAAACGGCTGTCTCGCGGGCTATCTGGTCGAACAGGGGACTGACGACGTGGCGCTCCGCGTCGAACAGGGCTATGAGATGGGTCGCCCGTCGTTGCTCCATCTGCGCGCGGACGAACACAGCATCGAAGTCGGCGGCTCAGTCGTTCGGGTCGCTACCGGTGAGTTGCTGTAA
- a CDS encoding DUF309 domain-containing protein gives MDPDSTVDDELDGTTDTRPELAEDFDAHLRAGAAIYNAGEFHAAHDAWESVWLRLESGPDRDLLNGLIQYTAAVYHADQRNWEGTTGLARSGHEYLTGLGSTHHAVALDPLREYLTALERDPERIERQPPTKIVVAGERVRLEALPFGALAIAARVLTEEHEGDTTLIERAIEYGRADLEAGQATSPFVTLLVDILRSDGITRDTARQRLSEHVRRRTTKESDVKGLFE, from the coding sequence ATGGACCCCGACTCAACGGTAGACGACGAGCTAGACGGGACGACGGACACGAGACCGGAACTGGCGGAGGACTTCGACGCGCATCTCCGGGCTGGAGCGGCGATCTACAACGCCGGGGAGTTCCACGCGGCCCACGACGCGTGGGAATCGGTGTGGCTCCGGTTAGAGTCGGGTCCCGACCGAGATCTACTCAACGGACTGATCCAGTACACCGCGGCGGTGTACCACGCCGATCAACGCAACTGGGAGGGTACGACAGGGCTTGCACGAAGCGGACACGAGTACCTCACCGGACTGGGATCGACCCACCACGCGGTGGCACTCGATCCACTCCGTGAATACCTCACGGCGTTGGAACGGGATCCAGAACGCATCGAGCGTCAGCCACCAACAAAGATCGTCGTGGCTGGTGAACGAGTGCGGCTCGAAGCGCTCCCGTTCGGAGCGCTCGCCATCGCGGCGCGCGTGCTTACAGAAGAGCACGAGGGGGATACAACACTGATCGAGCGCGCGATCGAGTATGGTCGGGCCGATCTCGAAGCGGGACAAGCGACGAGTCCGTTCGTTACGCTTCTTGTCGATATCCTTCGGAGCGACGGTATCACACGCGACACCGCACGCCAACGGTTATCTGAGCACGTTCGTCGTCGAACGACCAAGGAATCGGACGTGAAAGGCCTGTTCGAGTGA
- a CDS encoding dihydroneopterin aldolase family protein, translated as MDPTDRETACFEAGVKFGALYHQFAGTPVSAKNADSLETAIEESIENQPGCSAVSVDIHTDKLETTRGYTELTGEYMDVTLRIEYADCIVHAEMEMEDGYPLMRVVDIVEE; from the coding sequence ATGGACCCGACGGACCGCGAAACGGCCTGTTTCGAGGCAGGCGTGAAATTCGGGGCGCTCTATCATCAGTTCGCCGGCACCCCGGTTAGTGCCAAGAACGCGGACAGTCTTGAAACCGCGATCGAGGAAAGCATCGAAAACCAACCCGGCTGTAGCGCTGTGTCGGTCGACATTCACACCGACAAGCTCGAAACCACCCGTGGGTACACGGAACTCACCGGGGAGTACATGGACGTCACGCTCCGTATCGAGTACGCCGACTGTATCGTCCACGCCGAAATGGAGATGGAAGACGGCTACCCCCTCATGCGCGTCGTCGACATCGTCGAGGAGTAG
- a CDS encoding MaoC family dehydratase, translated as MLSGYYEDIEIGTTREFGSYTVEKEEIVSFAEQYDPQPFHVDESAAEESIFGELVASGWHTAAMTMRMLVDNSPDDSRAMGAVGVDELRWNEPVRPGDTLSVRTEVMDKEPWDDDLGLIRSRTTVFAGDTEVMGMTGRVLYQRRVE; from the coding sequence ATGCTGTCCGGGTATTACGAAGACATCGAGATCGGCACAACACGGGAGTTCGGCAGCTACACCGTCGAAAAAGAGGAGATCGTCTCGTTCGCCGAGCAGTACGATCCCCAACCGTTCCACGTTGATGAGTCCGCCGCCGAAGAGTCGATCTTCGGTGAACTCGTCGCCAGTGGGTGGCACACCGCAGCGATGACGATGCGGATGCTCGTCGATAACAGTCCAGACGATTCGCGCGCGATGGGAGCCGTCGGCGTCGATGAGTTGCGATGGAACGAACCCGTTCGTCCCGGAGACACGCTTTCGGTACGGACCGAAGTCATGGATAAAGAGCCGTGGGATGATGATCTCGGGCTCATTCGATCACGTACGACTGTCTTCGCTGGCGACACCGAGGTCATGGGCATGACCGGGCGCGTGCTCTATCAGAGGCGAGTGGAGTAG
- a CDS encoding AAA family ATPase, with protein sequence MDAPLWIETHQPTIESLPQQQVRDELSRVVDEPMNLILAGPKGAGKTAAVRALAAETHEDPANDLIEINVDDVFSRTKTEIKNDPRFAPFLTGRSRLSKREMINHVLKESAGYAPVTGTYKTILLDNAESIREDFQQALRRIMEQHHRTTQFVITTRQPATLIGPLRSRCFTVPVRAPTHDEIVTVLDKMLDAEGVEYDGDGVEYVAGYASGDLRRAILGAQTTFEEHGEVTMTAAYEALGEVLLTDTVEEMLSAAEDGQFTDARNALDDLLIEDGYSGTEVLSDVLSVARSRYSGQKRAEIHRLAGEVDAELTEGTNDRLHLARLLAELGRNG encoded by the coding sequence ATGGACGCGCCGCTGTGGATCGAGACCCACCAGCCTACCATCGAATCGCTTCCACAGCAGCAGGTGCGTGATGAACTGTCTCGTGTCGTCGACGAACCGATGAATCTCATCCTCGCTGGACCCAAGGGGGCCGGGAAGACCGCTGCCGTTCGGGCGCTCGCCGCCGAAACCCACGAAGATCCTGCCAACGATCTCATCGAGATCAACGTTGACGACGTGTTCTCTCGGACGAAAACGGAGATCAAAAACGATCCACGGTTCGCGCCGTTTCTCACCGGACGAAGCCGACTCTCGAAACGGGAGATGATCAACCACGTGCTCAAAGAGTCGGCAGGGTATGCCCCCGTCACGGGAACCTACAAGACGATCCTCCTCGATAACGCCGAATCGATCCGCGAGGATTTCCAACAGGCGTTGCGTCGGATCATGGAACAGCACCACCGCACCACCCAGTTCGTCATCACCACTCGTCAGCCCGCAACGCTGATCGGGCCGCTTCGATCGCGGTGTTTCACCGTTCCTGTGCGTGCGCCGACACACGACGAGATCGTGACGGTGCTGGACAAGATGCTTGACGCCGAAGGTGTCGAATACGACGGCGACGGTGTCGAGTACGTTGCTGGCTACGCCAGCGGTGATCTTCGCCGGGCCATCCTCGGTGCTCAAACCACCTTCGAGGAACACGGCGAAGTAACCATGACGGCAGCCTACGAAGCGCTCGGGGAAGTGTTACTCACAGACACCGTCGAAGAAATGCTCAGCGCCGCTGAAGACGGGCAGTTCACTGACGCACGAAACGCGCTCGATGACCTCCTCATTGAGGACGGTTACAGCGGTACGGAGGTGCTGTCGGACGTGCTGTCGGTCGCGCGCTCGCGATACTCGGGGCAAAAACGCGCCGAGATCCACCGTCTCGCCGGGGAAGTGGACGCAGAGCTTACCGAAGGAACGAACGACCGACTCCATCTCGCGCGACTACTGGCCGAACTCGGGCGGAACGGATAG
- a CDS encoding heavy metal translocating P-type ATPase translates to MSTCSLCDLQIDGQPITEETADGTERFCCRGCREIARLIDDTESESEEAADSIPVSVDDIRERVAADSTGSSVPSGADDAETAYRSVDGMHCKTCEGFIELLATETDGIYEAEASYATEMVRLVYDPDTIEEASLSDAVSRLGYHASAPDEEDSSLRNRLEFGRYRAIISVILAMPVMFPYLLFIYPVNLGIYQESFLYGGTMASMVFAPLAVWSTLIVLGLGYPIFRGAYVSLRVGQPNMDVLVSIAVGAAYLYSIATYVMGGRHPYFDVAVMVLVVVTVGNHVESRIKRTALGNRSSLTESRVTDAHRLAEDGTTETISVEACTAGDRLLVKPGERVPIDGTIVDGTAAVDESLITGESIPQTKTVGDRVLGGSVLTDSTVVLEVGPDGTSTIDRLIELLWNTKSSDSGTQRLVNRFAVVFVPLVLLLAAGTTGGWLLSGAPVSTAVMIGVSVLVISCPCSLGIATPLALSAGTRDASSDGILVLNDSVLERIDDSDIVVFDKTGTLTTGEMSVADVIGEQPSEILARAAAVERRASHPLAAAIDEAAPPTPDRSVSGFERDERAVSALVDDVCVVVGHPDTFDTKEWTIPDTVQDAVETAYQSGVHPTAVGWNGTVRGVITVHDTPRNDWEMVVSELAEDDREIVVLTGDDERLARRFGEHDSVDHLFAGVRPESKRAIVGGLCERGTTTMVGDGTNDAPALASADLGIAVASGTELAIDAADAVIMDDQLTSVPTIFELASATRQRIKHNLVWAGLYNAVAIPIAIAGLITPLLAAAAMAVSSLLVVYNSKRRLIPERSDDRAVSDGEVSGYDVDSQPA, encoded by the coding sequence ATGTCAACCTGTTCACTGTGTGATCTACAAATCGACGGCCAGCCAATCACTGAGGAGACCGCGGACGGAACGGAGCGGTTTTGCTGTCGGGGCTGTCGGGAAATCGCCCGACTGATCGATGACACTGAATCGGAGTCCGAAGAGGCTGCGGATTCGATTCCGGTGTCGGTCGACGATATCAGAGAACGCGTTGCTGCGGACTCGACTGGTTCGTCCGTTCCGTCCGGTGCAGACGATGCGGAGACAGCGTACCGTTCGGTCGATGGAATGCACTGTAAAACCTGTGAGGGGTTCATCGAACTGCTCGCGACGGAAACCGACGGCATCTACGAAGCAGAAGCGAGCTATGCGACCGAGATGGTCCGTTTGGTGTACGATCCAGACACGATCGAGGAAGCATCGCTGTCGGACGCCGTGAGTCGGCTCGGGTATCACGCCAGCGCGCCCGACGAGGAGGATAGCTCGCTCAGAAATCGACTGGAGTTCGGTCGGTACCGCGCGATCATTTCGGTGATACTTGCTATGCCGGTGATGTTCCCGTATTTGCTGTTCATCTATCCGGTGAACCTCGGGATCTACCAGGAGAGCTTTCTCTATGGGGGAACCATGGCGTCGATGGTGTTCGCTCCGCTCGCGGTGTGGAGCACGCTCATCGTGCTCGGACTGGGCTATCCGATCTTCCGAGGCGCGTACGTGAGTCTTCGCGTCGGCCAACCTAACATGGACGTGCTCGTCTCGATCGCGGTTGGGGCAGCTTATCTCTACTCGATAGCGACGTACGTGATGGGCGGTCGTCATCCCTATTTCGACGTTGCGGTCATGGTGCTCGTTGTCGTGACCGTCGGGAATCACGTCGAGTCACGGATCAAACGAACGGCGCTGGGGAACCGATCCTCTCTCACTGAATCCCGGGTGACTGATGCCCACCGCCTTGCCGAGGATGGAACCACCGAAACGATCTCCGTGGAGGCGTGTACGGCCGGCGATCGGCTGCTCGTCAAACCCGGCGAACGCGTACCGATCGATGGAACGATCGTCGACGGGACGGCCGCCGTCGATGAATCGCTCATCACGGGCGAGTCGATCCCGCAAACCAAGACCGTCGGCGACCGTGTGCTCGGCGGGTCAGTGCTGACTGACAGCACAGTGGTTCTCGAAGTTGGTCCCGACGGAACCAGCACGATCGATCGGCTCATCGAACTCCTCTGGAACACCAAAAGCAGCGATTCGGGAACACAACGACTCGTCAATCGGTTTGCGGTCGTGTTCGTTCCCCTCGTCCTCTTGCTGGCGGCCGGTACCACCGGGGGGTGGTTGCTGAGTGGTGCTCCCGTTAGCACGGCCGTGATGATCGGGGTGTCGGTGCTGGTGATCTCCTGCCCGTGTTCGCTCGGGATTGCAACCCCACTTGCGCTGTCGGCCGGAACTCGTGACGCCTCATCGGACGGCATTCTCGTCCTCAACGACTCCGTTCTCGAACGGATCGACGATTCGGACATCGTCGTGTTCGACAAGACGGGCACGCTCACCACGGGCGAAATGAGCGTTGCTGACGTGATCGGTGAGCAGCCATCGGAGATCCTCGCCCGAGCGGCTGCCGTCGAACGTCGGGCGAGCCATCCACTCGCCGCGGCGATCGACGAGGCAGCGCCTCCGACGCCCGACCGGTCGGTCAGCGGGTTCGAGCGCGATGAACGCGCAGTCTCTGCCCTCGTCGACGACGTGTGCGTGGTCGTAGGTCATCCCGACACCTTCGATACCAAGGAGTGGACGATTCCCGATACCGTACAGGACGCCGTCGAGACGGCCTATCAGTCGGGCGTCCATCCCACAGCAGTCGGCTGGAACGGCACCGTTCGCGGCGTTATCACCGTGCACGACACCCCACGTAATGACTGGGAGATGGTCGTGAGCGAGTTGGCCGAGGACGATCGGGAGATCGTCGTGTTGACAGGTGACGACGAGCGGCTGGCGCGGCGCTTCGGTGAGCACGATTCGGTCGATCACCTCTTTGCTGGTGTGCGTCCGGAATCGAAGCGGGCCATCGTCGGCGGGCTGTGTGAGCGGGGTACGACGACGATGGTCGGCGACGGCACCAACGACGCCCCTGCGTTAGCCAGCGCTGATCTGGGGATCGCCGTGGCCAGCGGCACCGAGCTGGCGATCGACGCCGCCGATGCGGTCATCATGGACGATCAATTGACGTCGGTTCCGACGATCTTCGAGCTGGCCAGCGCGACCCGCCAGCGGATCAAACACAATCTCGTTTGGGCTGGACTGTACAACGCGGTCGCCATCCCGATCGCCATCGCCGGACTGATCACGCCGCTGCTTGCCGCCGCTGCCATGGCGGTGAGCAGCCTGCTTGTCGTCTACAACTCGAAACGACGGCTCATCCCCGAACGGAGCGATGATCGAGCGGTCTCGGATGGTGAGGTGTCGGGATACGACGTGGACTCACAGCCAGCGTGA
- a CDS encoding sulfite exporter TauE/SafE family protein — MGPGVLPAVSVGGEYDLLVFLSIGLFGGAHCLGMCGPLVTTYAERMETDDRWEGALTSYEVRQHALFNLGRTVGYATLGFVFGLLGALLYETVSLAGVITPVQGGVGVLVGGMIIVMGATRLGGYRQGSVEAVVSKAGVGSLFARSYTLISTRIDRWVNGVGIVGLGALHGLLPCMLLYPAFLYAFAQGSPVYGALALGALGLGTVPTVFLYGTLIQSVSSRQRQVVHRGLGVLFVALGYVLLTMGFMRFGIELPMPDIPFYQPLDQMMH, encoded by the coding sequence ATGGGACCCGGTGTGCTTCCCGCGGTGAGCGTTGGCGGAGAATACGATCTTCTCGTGTTCCTTTCGATCGGGTTGTTCGGCGGAGCGCACTGTCTCGGCATGTGTGGCCCGCTCGTGACGACGTACGCCGAGCGAATGGAGACGGACGACCGATGGGAGGGCGCGCTCACGTCGTATGAAGTCCGCCAACACGCGTTGTTCAATCTCGGGCGGACGGTTGGATACGCGACGCTGGGTTTCGTGTTCGGATTGCTCGGCGCGCTGTTGTACGAAACCGTCAGCCTCGCGGGCGTGATCACCCCCGTACAGGGCGGTGTCGGCGTCCTCGTCGGTGGCATGATCATCGTCATGGGGGCGACACGGCTGGGGGGCTACCGGCAAGGTTCTGTCGAAGCGGTCGTTTCGAAAGCCGGTGTCGGTTCGCTGTTCGCCCGGAGTTACACGCTCATCTCCACCCGGATCGATCGATGGGTAAACGGCGTCGGTATCGTCGGTCTCGGTGCGCTTCACGGGCTGTTACCGTGTATGCTGCTGTATCCTGCTTTCCTGTACGCCTTCGCGCAGGGATCACCGGTGTACGGCGCGCTCGCACTCGGTGCGCTCGGTCTCGGCACTGTCCCCACCGTGTTCCTCTATGGCACACTCATTCAATCAGTGAGCTCCCGGCAGCGACAGGTCGTTCACCGAGGTCTCGGGGTGCTGTTCGTGGCGCTGGGCTACGTGTTACTCACGATGGGATTCATGCGTTTTGGCATCGAACTCCCGATGCCTGATATCCCGTTCTATCAACCACTCGATCAGATGATGCACTGA
- the azf gene encoding NAD-dependent glucose-6-phosphate dehydrogenase Azf, producing MATSVLLTGAAGRVGGAILGGLGQKYDWRLLDREPPPTETGTSSDLEYDVTNHEYIAADLSDASRVRESMTGIDVVVHLAGDPRPEAAWDSVLTNNIDGTHTIFEAALDAGVEKVIFASSNHVVGHYETERKPDIYRSSDDYRLDGTELPRPSNRYGVSKATGEIIGRFFHDEHDLSVICVRIGNLTKDHPPIDYERGQAMWLSYRDCAHLFDCCITADVDYEIVYGISDNDRKYYSIDRARERLGYSPQDNSADHAELEPRS from the coding sequence ATGGCTACGTCGGTGTTGCTCACAGGGGCCGCGGGTCGGGTTGGGGGTGCCATCCTCGGTGGTCTCGGACAGAAGTATGACTGGCGATTGCTCGATCGGGAGCCGCCTCCCACGGAGACGGGCACTAGTTCCGATCTGGAGTACGACGTTACGAATCACGAGTACATCGCGGCCGATCTCTCCGATGCCAGTCGCGTCCGCGAGTCGATGACCGGTATCGATGTCGTGGTTCATCTCGCCGGCGATCCCCGTCCGGAAGCCGCATGGGACAGTGTGCTGACGAACAACATCGATGGAACGCACACCATCTTCGAGGCTGCACTCGATGCTGGCGTCGAGAAGGTCATTTTCGCCTCTTCGAACCACGTCGTCGGGCATTATGAAACCGAGCGCAAACCCGATATCTACCGGAGTAGTGATGATTACAGGCTCGATGGGACGGAACTCCCCCGGCCATCGAACCGGTACGGCGTGAGCAAAGCTACGGGTGAGATCATCGGCCGGTTTTTCCACGATGAGCACGATCTGAGCGTCATCTGTGTCCGAATCGGCAATCTCACCAAAGATCATCCCCCCATCGACTACGAGCGTGGACAAGCAATGTGGCTCTCCTACCGGGACTGCGCTCACCTATTTGACTGCTGTATCACTGCTGATGTCGATTATGAGATCGTGTACGGTATCTCCGACAACGACCGCAAATACTACTCGATCGATCGCGCTCGCGAACGACTCGGCTACAGCCCTCAGGACAACTCCGCCGACCACGCCGAACTCGAACCCCGGAGTTAA